In the genome of Polaribacter atrinae, one region contains:
- a CDS encoding DUF5683 domain-containing protein: MFIKKIIFVLFLSFFTASIFGQKDSVNVKDLKIKGDIKIEKGGVYDALAPSKAAFYSAIFPGMGQIYNKKYWKAPIVWGAMGTSIYYYLDNNKEYHRYRTAYKLRKNNLVDEFTVDGVEILSLETLERAQEQLSENRDMSLLTTVILYVLQIVEASVNAHLLQFNTDDDLSFKPTFINDPTYFEAPKVGLTIKYNF, from the coding sequence GTGTTTATTAAAAAAATCATATTTGTTTTATTCCTTTCATTCTTTACTGCCTCTATTTTTGGGCAGAAAGATTCTGTGAACGTGAAAGACTTAAAAATAAAGGGAGATATTAAAATTGAAAAAGGTGGTGTTTACGATGCACTCGCCCCTTCTAAAGCAGCATTTTATTCTGCAATATTTCCAGGAATGGGACAGATTTACAATAAAAAATATTGGAAAGCACCAATTGTTTGGGGTGCTATGGGTACTAGTATTTATTATTATTTAGACAATAATAAAGAATACCATAGATACAGAACTGCTTACAAACTTAGAAAAAATAATTTAGTAGACGAGTTTACCGTAGATGGTGTAGAAATACTTTCTTTAGAAACTTTAGAAAGAGCACAAGAACAATTAAGTGAAAATAGAGACATGTCTTTATTAACCACTGTTATTTTGTATGTTTTACAAATTGTAGAAGCTAGTGTAAATGCACATTTATTACAGTTTAACACCGATGATGATTTATCATTTAAGCCTACTTTTATTAACGACCCTACTTATTTTGAAGCACCAAAAGTAGGTCTAACAATTAAATATAATTTTTAA
- a CDS encoding ParB/RepB/Spo0J family partition protein, with protein sequence MAKATKKQALGRGLSALLQESSNVISASDKNADKVVGSIIEIELDLIDVNPFQPRTYFDEEALRELASSIKELGVIQPITVRKLEANKFQLVSGERRFRASKLIGNKTVPAYIRLANDQEMLEMALVENIQRKNLDPIEVALSYQRLIDEIQLTQEELSTRVGKKRSTVTNYLRLLKLDPILQTGMRDGFISMGHGRAMINVENTEDQLAIYEKILRDKLSVRQTEDLVKSLKSGTIAKPKKKPIPSYIKSSVKDISEYFGHKIDVTVSNNGKGKISIPFHSEEDFNRIKNLLK encoded by the coding sequence ATGGCAAAAGCAACCAAAAAACAAGCTTTAGGACGAGGATTATCTGCTTTATTGCAAGAATCTTCTAACGTAATTTCTGCATCAGATAAAAATGCAGACAAAGTTGTTGGAAGTATTATTGAAATAGAATTAGATTTAATTGATGTAAATCCTTTTCAACCTAGAACTTATTTTGACGAAGAAGCGTTAAGAGAACTAGCAAGTTCTATAAAAGAATTAGGAGTTATTCAGCCAATTACAGTTAGAAAATTAGAAGCTAATAAATTTCAATTAGTTTCTGGAGAGCGTCGTTTTAGAGCTTCTAAATTAATTGGAAACAAAACTGTTCCGGCTTACATAAGACTTGCCAACGACCAAGAAATGCTAGAAATGGCATTGGTAGAAAACATTCAACGTAAAAATTTAGATCCAATAGAGGTTGCTTTATCATACCAACGTTTAATTGATGAAATTCAATTAACGCAAGAAGAATTAAGTACTAGAGTTGGTAAAAAACGTTCTACAGTAACCAACTATTTACGTTTGTTAAAATTAGATCCAATTTTACAAACAGGTATGCGAGATGGTTTTATTTCTATGGGACATGGTCGTGCTATGATTAATGTAGAAAATACAGAAGATCAATTAGCCATTTACGAGAAAATATTAAGAGATAAATTATCTGTAAGGCAAACTGAAGATTTAGTAAAAAGCTTAAAATCTGGAACGATTGCAAAACCAAAAAAGAAACCAATACCTAGCTACATTAAAAGTAGTGTAAAAGACATTAGTGAATACTTTGGTCATAAAATAGACGTTACTGTTAGTAATAATGGTAAAGGGAAAATTTCGATTCCTTTTCATTCTGAAGAAGATTTTAACCGTATAAAAAACTTATTAAAATAA
- the dapB gene encoding 4-hydroxy-tetrahydrodipicolinate reductase, which yields MKIALLGYGRMGKEIEKIALSRGHEIVIKKDVNDVIDITLADVAIDFSVPSSAYNNITDCINNNVPVISGTTGWLDKYNDAVALCKEKNSAFIYASNFSLGVNIFFELNKQLAKMMSSLEDYNISMEEIHHTKKLDAPSGTAITLAEGIIENSSKNNWELDEKTSEENIPIVAKRIPEIPGTHTVWYDSEVDSIEIKHTAHSRKGFALGAVVAAEWIIGKQGVFSMKDVLNIR from the coding sequence ATGAAGATTGCACTATTAGGATATGGAAGAATGGGTAAAGAAATTGAAAAAATTGCTTTATCTCGTGGACATGAAATAGTAATAAAAAAAGACGTAAATGATGTAATTGATATTACGCTAGCAGATGTTGCAATCGATTTTAGCGTACCTTCTTCTGCCTATAATAATATTACCGACTGTATTAACAATAACGTTCCTGTAATTTCTGGAACTACAGGTTGGTTAGATAAATATAATGATGCCGTTGCTCTTTGTAAAGAAAAAAACAGCGCATTTATTTATGCATCTAATTTTAGTTTGGGTGTAAATATCTTCTTTGAATTGAATAAGCAATTAGCTAAAATGATGAGTTCTTTAGAAGATTATAATATTTCTATGGAAGAAATTCATCATACAAAAAAATTAGATGCACCAAGTGGAACTGCAATTACGTTGGCAGAAGGAATTATAGAAAATTCTTCTAAAAACAATTGGGAATTAGATGAAAAAACATCCGAAGAAAATATTCCGATTGTTGCAAAAAGAATTCCTGAAATACCAGGAACACACACCGTATGGTACGACTCTGAAGTAGATTCTATAGAAATTAAACATACAGCACACAGTAGAAAAGGGTTTGCTTTAGGAGCCGTTGTCGCTGCTGAGTGGATTATAGGAAAACAAGGAGTTTTCTCTATGAAAGACGTGTTAAACATCCGTTAA
- a CDS encoding ParA family protein, with the protein MGKIIAIANQKGGVGKTTTSINLAASLGVLEKKVLLIDADPQANASSGLGIDVETVEYGTYQVLEHSISAKDAIIKTESPNVDIIPAHIDLVAIEIELVDKEDREYMLKKALVDLKDDYDYILIDCAPSLGLITLNSLVAADSVIIPIQCEYFALEGLGKLLNTIKSVQNIHNSDLDIEGLLLTMFDSRLRLSNQVVDEVRKHFSSMVFDTIIRRNTRLGEAPSYGESIIAYDATSKGAVNYLNLAQELLKKNS; encoded by the coding sequence TCAAAAAGGTGGTGTTGGTAAAACAACTACAAGCATTAATTTAGCTGCTTCTTTAGGTGTTTTAGAGAAAAAAGTTTTGTTGATTGACGCAGACCCACAAGCAAATGCTTCGTCTGGTTTAGGTATTGATGTTGAGACGGTAGAATATGGAACCTATCAAGTTTTAGAACATTCTATTTCTGCTAAAGACGCAATTATTAAAACTGAATCTCCAAACGTAGATATTATACCTGCACATATAGATTTGGTAGCTATTGAAATAGAACTTGTAGACAAGGAAGATAGAGAGTATATGTTAAAAAAAGCGTTAGTCGATCTAAAAGACGATTACGATTATATTTTAATAGATTGTGCTCCGTCATTAGGTTTAATTACGTTAAACTCTTTAGTCGCTGCAGATTCTGTAATCATTCCTATTCAATGTGAATATTTTGCTCTAGAAGGATTAGGGAAATTATTAAATACTATTAAAAGTGTACAGAATATTCATAATTCTGATTTAGATATAGAAGGCTTACTTTTAACAATGTTCGATTCTCGTTTACGTCTTTCTAATCAAGTAGTTGATGAAGTTAGAAAACATTTTTCTAGCATGGTTTTTGACACTATAATTAGAAGAAATACACGTTTAGGAGAAGCACCAAGTTACGGAGAAAGTATTATTGCATACGATGCAACAAGTAAAGGTGCCGTAAATTACTTAAATTTGGCGCAAGAATTATTAAAAAAGAATTCGTAA